The Prinia subflava isolate CZ2003 ecotype Zambia chromosome 23, Cam_Psub_1.2, whole genome shotgun sequence region ttttttggCAGCTGGAACTTGGAGGAGAGGCCGAGCCCAGGCTCGCTCCGTGCCCGTGGGAGGTGGGTGGGAGGTGGATGCTCCTGGGATTCTCCTTTCGCCTCACCCCGAGCCGTGCTGGTGTTTTCTCCcgaggatttctttttccccataaaCCTCCAGAAGCAAACCCAAGCTCTTCCCTGAATGGATATCATAACAAATATGAGGATCTGGAATTAAAGCAaggagggcagaggcagggagaggagcagctttGGGCAGGAATGTTGGTTTTTGAGCCCATCTCCCTCGCTGTCATTCCAGGGCAGACGGGGAAGCTGATGTACGTCATGCACAACTCCGAGTACCCCCTGAGCTGCTTCGCCCTCTTCGAGAACGGGCCCTGCCTCGTGGCCGACGCCAACTTTGACACCCTCATGGTGAAGCTCAAGGGCTTCTTCCAGAACGCCAAGGCCAACAAGATCGAGAGCCGCGGCACCCGCTACCAGTACTGCGACTTCCTGGTGAAACTGGGCACGGTCACCATGGGCCCCAGCGCCAGGGGCATTTCCGTGGAGGTGAGAGCCTTGGGAAGCgtggggaaggcagggagaggcagggaaatcCCGtgggagaagctggagaaggaaggtGTAGGGGTGATCTGATTGAGGGGGTCTGAAGCAGGAAGATGGAGAAAGATTATTTATTTACACGGGAGCGCCAGGAAAAAgtgggaatggcttcacactgccagatggcagggatagatgggatattgggaagaaattcttccctgtgagggtgggaaggCCCTGGCagagatttcccagagaagctgtggctgcttctgGATCCCtgtggggcttggagcagcccgggaccgtggaaggtgtccctgccctggatgAGCGTTGAGGTTCCTTCCCCAAACCATCCCACAATTCTGGAATTCCCTGTCCTGTCTGTGTCCCAGGGgtgttgctgctgcagcaggcagctttGGATCTCCTCTCCCGAGGTTTAATCCAGGCAGGTGctccggggctgtccctgcagtgggaaTCCCTGCGGGAATGCCATCCAGACAAAAAGCTGATTAAATTCCAGCTGCACAGCACGAGCACCATCCCTCAGGTTAATCAGCATGGCAAAGGGGATGAAACAACCTCTCCAGTTGTTTATTGTTAATTCAGTGCTGATTTGGGGCTTGCTGTCCTTCCCTTTGCATTttaccttcccttccctttggaAAGGGTCTCTTGCATGTTCCCAGCATGTCCTGTCTTATTCACATTACCCATCCTTGTTAGATGCTGGATATTTGGGGCTGTTTCCATGAAAAGCCTTCCCTGCAGGGAGgctccagggctctggggatGTGTTCCCAGGTGGGACAgtgcccagctccagagctctgGGGAGTGTTCCCAGGTGGAATTCTGCCCCTGCCAGCATCTCCAGGGGGCTAGGGTATATTCCCAAGTGGAATtctgcccctgccagcagctccaaggCTGTTCCCAGGTGTAATACTGtcctccctggcagctctggggctctcaGGTGTGTTCCCAGGTGGAATTCTGTCcttcctgccagctccagggctctggaGTATGCTCCAGGTGGAAcagtgcccagctccagggctctggggagtgTTCCCAGTTGGAATTCTGTCCCTGCCAGCATctctggggctctggggagTGTTCCCAGGTGGAATTCTGTCCCTGTCAGCAGTTCCAAGGCTGTTCCCAGGTGGAATACTGTCcttcctgccagctccagggctctgaGGTGTTTTCCCAGGTGGAATTCTGCCCCTGCCAGCATCTCCAGAGCTCTGGGTTGTGTTCCCAGGTGGAATTCTGcccctgctgtcacctccaggGAGCCTGGGATGTGTTCCCAGGTGGAATTCTGCCCCAGCCAGCATctctggggctctggggagTGTTCCCAGGTGGAATTCTGcccctgctgtcacctccaggggctctggggagtGTTCCCAGTTGGAATTCTGCCCTGCCACCATCTcggctgtgtccccaggtggaATACTGcccctgctgtcacctccaggggctctggggagtGTTCCCAGTTGGAATTCTGCCCCTGCCACCAGTTCCAAGGCTGTTCCCAGGTGGAATACTGTCcttcctgccagctccagggctctgaGGTGTTTTCCCAGGTGGAATTCTGCCCCTGCCAGCATCTCCAGAGCTCTGGGTTGTGTTCCCAGGTGGAATTCTGcccctgctgtcacctccaggggctctggggagtGTTCCCAGTTGGAATTCTGCCCTGCCACCCTCTcggctgtgtccccaggtggaATACTGcccctgctgtcacctccagggctctggggagtgTTCCCAGTTGGAATTCTGCCCTGCCACCCTCTcggctgtgtccccaggtggaATACTGCCCCTGCGTGATCGCCAACGACTGCTGGAACCTGCTGATGGAGTTCATGCAGAGCTTCATGGGCAGCCACACGCCCGGGATCCCGTCGGTGTTCGGCTCCAAGCACGACAGCGCCTACAGCCCCGGGGACACCATGGTGCAGTACATGGAGCTCTTCAACAAGATCCgcaagcagcagcaggtgccCGTGGCTGGCATCAGGTGAAGAGaattccctgcagctcctgcctgcctggctggctCAGGATTCCTCCAAAATGTGGCACAGGAGGCAGCCCCgaggggttttttctcttttttgtctttGCCACGTCGAAGTTTTGCGGTGCTGTGTGTGATTCCGGGGTTTGGGATTGTTGGATCCGTGGCTCTGTGGTTCTCTGGACAATGTTTCATGCAGGGAATTGTTTAttcacaggaaaaagagaaatcccaGCCAAAATcaaggacagagctgctgtgactACAAAAACCTACAGGAGGAGTCtcttaaatttgtattttttatatcCACGTGGGTGTTTTGTTGTATTTCATCCCAATAAAACGCTGGATTTTGGGAGGAGTCCCTGCACAGTGAGGGTTGTGCTGGTTTGTGTTGTTTATTCACAGATCCTTCCCTTGGATTTGTTTCAAGCGCTTTATGCCCCCAAAGCAAACATTTCCCTGTGAAAAAAAGCCAGGAATTCTCGCATTTTCCAGTTCCTGGCACGTTTTTACCTTGCCTTCATCCTCTGTAGCTGATGGGAATGTCAAAATCTGCTGCCTTTCAATGAAGGCTCtggataaattaaaaaataaaacaagcctGGCAGGAGCTTTGTCAGGCACTgagagaattccagctgctttaTCCCATTGTTTTTAAGGTAGGTAATAaattccctgtcccctgcacacCATTTGAGGAATCCTGATGGCTTCACATTCAATGGAATAAGGAAGGATTTGGGCAATAAGAGCCAAAAATTCATTGTAAGACATAATGACATCactttaatatatttatttcttcatattcCTGGGAAAGCACCAGCATGCCAGGAAAAATATTGTTGGCTCCTTGCGAGTctgaagagcaaagaaaacaaaaataatttgtcttatataggttttttttctgaagcaaaaaggagaaaacagctgATTTGTGGCTTGATTTTCTGGCTGAGAACtgttgtgctttttttaaaatatgattttctgATTATTGTTTATACCTGGAAAGCTAATTAACTGTTAGAGTGCTCAGAGCTTTTAGAGAgcttttaataaatttaatcaGCGCAGGGCCCAGAAAGAGGCGGTTCATGAGCCATAAGAAATGGCACAATGTCCTCTAAATGTggcagaaattccaatataCTGAATTTTTTGCAGCTCTTAGCCCCGAGTTCATGACTTGTGTGGGACTGTTCAGTGGTGAAAATTCACTGAACAGTTCCACGTTGTTAAACTGGGAAAACTTAGGAAAGAAACCAGGATTTGTGGGGATGGTTATCCCTGTCCTGTTTCCCATTACAAGCCttaaggtttaaaaaaaaaaccctcttaatGAGCAGATTAGTCATGGTGAATGTTGGTAATGCTTTGTTAATTCCCGAGGCTGCTCCGTAACCGGAGATGTCAAAACTCTGCTCGTGTGCCTAAAAAACGTGGAAGTGTGTGCTGGAATCCCTGGGGATTCCTGGGGTTTTCTTAAGACACTCTGCTGTTCCTGGAGTTCCAAAAAGGAGCCACGTTCTGCCTTTAATTAACCCCTTGACGTCAGTGGGTTTCCAGAGcgtgaggatgaggaggatttAGTGCTTTATGTCCCAGCAAAGCCGTCGCTGCATTGTGGGAATGGAGACTCAGCTGTCCCAAATGGCTCTGTGGCTTTTCACTCCCTTGACGgccaaaattattattttctcatgAAAAAACCTCTCATTTTGCCTGTTAAATCACAATTTGGAAGTTGGTTGTTTTCTCGGAGGTGGAGGTGGCCACGCTGAGGTCCTGCTCCATT contains the following coding sequences:
- the MED20 gene encoding mediator of RNA polymerase II transcription subunit 20 isoform X2; its protein translation is MGVTCVSQVPVAEGKSVQQTVELLARRLEALGAEKQGTFGVDCETYHTAATLGTQGQTGKLMYVMHNSEYPLSCFALFENGPCLVADANFDTLMVKLKGFFQNAKANKIESRGTRYQYCDFLVKLGTVTMGPSARGISVEVEYCPCCHLQGLWGVFPVGILPLPPVPRLFPGGILSFLPAPGL
- the MED20 gene encoding mediator of RNA polymerase II transcription subunit 20 isoform X1, encoding MGVTCVSQVPVAEGKSVQQTVELLARRLEALGAEKQGTFGVDCETYHTAATLGTQGQTGKLMYVMHNSEYPLSCFALFENGPCLVADANFDTLMVKLKGFFQNAKANKIESRGTRYQYCDFLVKLGTVTMGPSARGISVEVEYCPCVIANDCWNLLMEFMQSFMGSHTPGIPSVFGSKHDSAYSPGDTMVQYMELFNKIRKQQQVPVAGIR